The genomic DNA TGTTTGAGTTGGATGTTTCCGGCATGATTATTTTCCTATGCAGAATGAGTCGAAGATTGAGTTGAGCACGTCGGCGGAAGTGATTTCGCCTGTGATGTCAGAGAGTGCGTTGCAGGCCGTTTCCAGCCGGACGCCGATCAGGTCGTACGGGATGCCCATTCGGACATCTTCTTCAAGCATGAGCAGTTCTTCGCCCGCCGAGTTCAGCACGGCCGCCTGTCTGGCATTGGGCGCGATTTCGTCAGGGTCGGGCTGGCCTGCGCCGTGCAGCACCCGTTCGCGAATGCGGTCGCACAGTGCGTCGATGGCCGCGCCGTGTTTCGCTGAAATTTCCATGATCTCGAAGCCGAGGTCCGCAAGCGGGGTGCCGTGGGCGGCATCGAATCCCGGCAGGTCGGATTTGTTGAGCACAGCCAATGTTTTTTCCGTGTCGAGGCTTTGTGCCGTGGACAGGGCGTCGTCGGTGAGCGGTCCGGTCGCGTCTGCCAGAAACAGCACGAGGTCGGCCTGTTCCATGAGTTCGCGTCCCATCTCAAGGCCTGCCGCTTCAATGGCGTCGTCGGTCTTGCGGATGCCCGCGGTGTCGGTGAGCCTGATGTTCAATCCGTCCAGATTGATGGCTTCTTCCAGATAATCCCGCGTGGTCCCGGGCTGGTCCGTGACAATGGCGCGGTTGCGTCCGAGCAGGGCGTTCATCAGGCTGGACTTGCCCGCGTTGACGCGCCCCGCGATGACCACCAGTGCGCCTTCGCGCCATGCCCGCGTGCGGTCCACGGCAGAGAGCAGGGCGTCTATTTCGCCGCGCACTTCCGCCGAGGTCCCGGCCAGCGTTTCGGGCGACAGGCATTCGACTTCGTCTTCGGGAAAGTCCACTGCAACCACAAGCTGGGCACGGAGTTCTTCCAGACGCATCCTCAGGGCGGCGATCTTTTCTCCGAGCAGGCCCGACAGCTTGACCTGTGCCAGATGCATGGCGGCCTTGGTGGGCGCGTGGATCATTTCGGCCACGGCTTCGGCCTGCGTCAGGTCCATGCGTCCGTTCATGAACGCGCGGTAGGTGAACTCGCCGCGTTCGGCCAGACGTGCACCGAGCCGCAGGATTTCGTCGAGGACCGCAGCCAGAATAGCCCGTCCGCCGTGGCAGTTGATTTCCACCACGTCTTCGCCGGTATATGAATTGGGTCCCGGCATGAAGGCGCACAGGACATCGTCCAGTTCACGGCCCTGATTGTCGAGAATGTGCCCGTAGTGCAGGCGGTACGGCTTGAAATCCGTGAATGACGGATTCGCTGCCCGAAATATTTTTGCGGCAATGGAACGGCAGTCGCTGCCGCTGATGCGGATGATGCCGACTCCACCGTCTCCGGGAGGGGTGGCAATGGCCGCGATGGTGTCTTTGGCGAGTTTGGGATCAAGCATGAGGGGAGTATTACCGGAGGTGGTTTTAAAAGGCAAAACACAAATCAGGTTGCTGGGAAAGGTCCGATTGCGTCATTGCTGCAAAAAGATCAAATCCTCGCGTACAGGAAGTGCGCGTCGGCCTTACTCTTTTTTTGCGCCTACCACTCGAACCTTTCTCAACAACCCGTCGGAGTGGACTTTGTTTATACGCATACGGCCTGCCGCACATCGCGGCAGGCCGTATGATTTTTTGAATATATGGAATTCGCCGAAGGCGAGAAGGGGATTCTTAAGGGTATAGCCCTTAAGCCGCCGGAGGTGACAAATCCGCAGGACAGCGGATTTGGACGTTGGCTTTTGCCAACGCCCCGCAGGGGTGAGCCACAGGACGTGGCGAATCAAATCACCTGACAATCGCCGCGTAGCGGCTTCCTCTTCATTCCTAAAGGTTCGCCAGCAGCAGTTCGCCGAACTCCTGACAGCCGACCTGTGTGGCTCCGGGGATTTGTGCGGCGAGGTCCACGGTGACCTTTTTCTGGGTCAGCACCTTTTCGACGGCGGCGTGGATGAGCGCGGCGGCTTCGGTCCAGCCGACGTGTTCGAGCAGCATGGCTCCGGACAGGATCAGGGAGCCGGGGTTGGCCATGTCTTTTCCTGCGATGGTGGGCGCGGTGCCGTGGGTGGGCTCGAAAAAGGCGAGCTTGTCGCCCATGTTGACGCCCGGAGCGAGACCGAGTCCGCCGACCTGTGCGGCAAGGGCATCGGAGATGTAGTCGCCGTTGAGGTTGGTGGTGGCGAGGACAGAGTACTGCTCGGGATACATGAGCGCGTTCTGGAACATGGCGTCGGCGATGCGGTCCTTGATGATCACGCCGGAACCTTCCTCGCCTTCGCGGACGACCTTGCCGGCATATTCCTGCTCGGCCAGTTCATAGCCCCATGCACGGAAGCCGCCTTCGGTGTGCTTCATGATGTTGCCTTTGTGGACCAGCGTGACGGAAGGCTTGTTGTTTTCAACCGCGAAATCAAGGGCGCGCTTGACGAGACGCTTGGAGCCAGCCGGAGTGATGGGCTTGATGCCCACGCCTGCGGTAATGTCCACGTTCGCGCCGAGTTCGTCAGCGAGAAATTCGATTAACTTCTTGGCTTCCGGGGTGCCGGACTGGTATTCGATACCTGCGTAGACGTCTTCGGTGTTCTCGCGGAAGACGGTCATGTCCACGAGGTCCGGACGCTTGACAGGCGATTCGATTCCCTTGAAATATTTGATGGGGCGAATGCAGGCGTAGAGGTCGAAGACCTGACGCATGGTGACGTTGAGGCTGCGGAAGCCTTTGCCTACCGGAGTCTGGAGCGGGCCTTTCATGGCGAGTTCGGCCCCTGCAAGGGCGTCCATGGTGGCTGCGGGCAGGTGCTCGCCGGTTTCCTCGAATGCCTTTTCTCCGGCAAGGAGTTCGACCCAGTCGAGCTTGTTGTCGTCGCCGTAAGCCTTCTGGATCGCGGCGTTGAGCACGGGGCGACCGGCTTTCCAGACTTCAGGTCCGATGCCGTCACCTTCGATGTAATATACTTTCTTGGTTGCCAATGGGTCCTCCTTTTGCGTTGTGTGCGGTTTCTCTCTCATAGGGGCTGTGCCCGGATTGGAAGGCGGACTATGACGTTTATTCGGTGGGATTGCAAGAGAGCCGTTCCGCCTGAATTAATAATTATGATGGATTGAACAGATATGGTTGCGAGTTTTGAAATGGTCAAGGCGCTGCTCGACGAGAGCCGGAGAGTCGTTGTTCTTACGGGGGCGGGAGTTTCCGCTGAAAGCGGTGTTCCCACGTTTCGGGGGATCGACGGTCTGTGGAAGACGCATCGGGCCGAAGATCTGGCGCGTCCCGATTCGTTCGCTCAGCACCCGGAGCTGGTGTGGGAGTTCTACAACTGGCGGCGGGAACAGGTGCGGAAGTGTGAGCCGAACCCGGCGCATATCGCCTTGGCCGAGATGGAAAAGCATATTCCGAATTTTCTTCTGATTACGCAAAACGTGGACGGGCTGCATACGTGGGCCGGAAGTCACAAGGTCATGGAAATGCACGGCAGCCTGTGGCAGGTGAAATGTACGGTCTGCACCCATGCGCGTGAGGATTTCAGCGAATTGCCGGACCTGCCGGAATGTCCTGTGTGCGGCCACCTGCTGCGCCCCGGCGTTGTCTGGTTCGGCGAGTCACTGGTGCCGGGAGTGCTTCGGCTCGCCATTGAGCAGGTCAGTCAGGCGGATGTCTTCGTCTCTGTGGGAACGTCGAATCTGGTCCAGCCAGCGGCCTCATTCCACCAACTCGCCAAGGATCATGGGGCCGTGACCGTGGAAGTGAATCTGGAGCCGACTCCCAACACCGGACTGATGGACTTCGCGCTGCATGGAAAAGCCGGGGAGATATTGCCCGAACTGGTAACGGGGCTTTTGAAGTAGCCAATACGACGGTTGTTTTACTTGTTGACTTTCCCGAAAGCATTTCTGCGATCAGTCTCGTAATCCTTCAGGAATCAAAGCTAAATTTTGCTCCATGCGTTGACAATAAAAAATGCCGGGAGTATGCCCGAACCGTTTGCGTGGGCCGTCTTTCAGGCCGGTTTCCATGCATGAGAACAGGCCGTGTATGCCTGCATTTTTTTACAACATCGGCGATTTGGCCGACAGTGCTTCGGCACGAAAACATAAGGAGTTACGCATGGAAGAGTTCAACGATATTCTGGAAGAAATGGATTTTGATTTCTTCAGCACCGGCGAGCACGGCATGAGTGTCGAGGCCATGCGCCATGCCATTGGCAACGACCATTTCTTCTTTCTGGACGTCCGCACCAACGAAGAGGTTGCACACGTTTCCTTTCCTTTTGCCACGCACATTCCGCTGGAAGAACTGCCGGAACGTCTGAATGAAGTGCCCAGGGACAAGTTCGTCGTGACCTTTTGCGCCGCCATTTTCCGCGGGGCCATTGCCTATGCCTACCTCCGCGCCAATGGGTATGATGAAGTGAAGGGATTGACCGCTCCGCTCGAAGGAATGGTCATGCCGTTCAAGCCGGGTCCGCTTGGGCAGCTCAAGAAGTAGATTTGACGTGCAAGCACCGACATTGGTGCAACGTGCAATTCATGGAGCCGCCGATTCAATATCGGCGGCTTTTTCATTGTCCTTGCCAATGACGTTTACCGCCTGTTACTTCACAGAGTGCAACAACAAGGAGATATTCATGTTTACGAAACGTTCATACACAGCTCTCACTTTGTCCTTCGCTCTGTTCTGCCTGCTCCTGTCTGCCGGATGCGGCGGAAAAACTGCGGCTCCTGAACCGGATGCGATCAAGCGCGACCTGATCGGCAAGGTGTGGGAGTGTGAATCCCTGTGTGGTCGTGAGATCGTCGGCGAAAACCCCATCACCCTCGAGTTCATGGAAGACGGTACGGTCAAGGGCAGCGGCGGCTGCAACACGTTCAACGGCAGGTATGTCATTGCGGCTGAGGCTATCACGTTTTTCGAGTTGGCGAGTACGCGAAAAGCCTGCGGACCGGGTGTTGACGAGCAGGAGTACAGCTTCATGGGATTCATGCGGCGGGTAAAGGGCTTCCATCTGAGCAGCGGTGAACTGGAGCTTGTCGTTGAAGAAGCTCCCGAGCCGATGGTGTTCGGTACCGGCGGCGGTTTTCTCTGGTAGTTTCATCGGGAGGCTTTGATGTTTGAGCGCAGAACAATGAAGGCGTTGCTGGCGATGGTGCTATGCCTGTCCCTGCTGACAGCCTGTGCCGGAAAGAAAGCTGTTTCGGAAGATGCGGCCATGAGCGACGCGGACCTGCTTGCCCAGCTTGC from uncultured Pseudodesulfovibrio sp. includes the following:
- the mnmE gene encoding tRNA uridine-5-carboxymethylaminomethyl(34) synthesis GTPase MnmE, with protein sequence MLDPKLAKDTIAAIATPPGDGGVGIIRISGSDCRSIAAKIFRAANPSFTDFKPYRLHYGHILDNQGRELDDVLCAFMPGPNSYTGEDVVEINCHGGRAILAAVLDEILRLGARLAERGEFTYRAFMNGRMDLTQAEAVAEMIHAPTKAAMHLAQVKLSGLLGEKIAALRMRLEELRAQLVVAVDFPEDEVECLSPETLAGTSAEVRGEIDALLSAVDRTRAWREGALVVIAGRVNAGKSSLMNALLGRNRAIVTDQPGTTRDYLEEAINLDGLNIRLTDTAGIRKTDDAIEAAGLEMGRELMEQADLVLFLADATGPLTDDALSTAQSLDTEKTLAVLNKSDLPGFDAAHGTPLADLGFEIMEISAKHGAAIDALCDRIRERVLHGAGQPDPDEIAPNARQAAVLNSAGEELLMLEEDVRMGIPYDLIGVRLETACNALSDITGEITSADVLNSIFDSFCIGK
- the icd gene encoding NADP-dependent isocitrate dehydrogenase, encoding MATKKVYYIEGDGIGPEVWKAGRPVLNAAIQKAYGDDNKLDWVELLAGEKAFEETGEHLPAATMDALAGAELAMKGPLQTPVGKGFRSLNVTMRQVFDLYACIRPIKYFKGIESPVKRPDLVDMTVFRENTEDVYAGIEYQSGTPEAKKLIEFLADELGANVDITAGVGIKPITPAGSKRLVKRALDFAVENNKPSVTLVHKGNIMKHTEGGFRAWGYELAEQEYAGKVVREGEEGSGVIIKDRIADAMFQNALMYPEQYSVLATTNLNGDYISDALAAQVGGLGLAPGVNMGDKLAFFEPTHGTAPTIAGKDMANPGSLILSGAMLLEHVGWTEAAALIHAAVEKVLTQKKVTVDLAAQIPGATQVGCQEFGELLLANL
- a CDS encoding NAD-dependent deacylase gives rise to the protein MVASFEMVKALLDESRRVVVLTGAGVSAESGVPTFRGIDGLWKTHRAEDLARPDSFAQHPELVWEFYNWRREQVRKCEPNPAHIALAEMEKHIPNFLLITQNVDGLHTWAGSHKVMEMHGSLWQVKCTVCTHAREDFSELPDLPECPVCGHLLRPGVVWFGESLVPGVLRLAIEQVSQADVFVSVGTSNLVQPAASFHQLAKDHGAVTVEVNLEPTPNTGLMDFALHGKAGEILPELVTGLLK
- a CDS encoding rhodanese-like domain-containing protein, translated to MPAFFYNIGDLADSASARKHKELRMEEFNDILEEMDFDFFSTGEHGMSVEAMRHAIGNDHFFFLDVRTNEEVAHVSFPFATHIPLEELPERLNEVPRDKFVVTFCAAIFRGAIAYAYLRANGYDEVKGLTAPLEGMVMPFKPGPLGQLKK
- a CDS encoding META domain-containing protein; translation: MFTKRSYTALTLSFALFCLLLSAGCGGKTAAPEPDAIKRDLIGKVWECESLCGREIVGENPITLEFMEDGTVKGSGGCNTFNGRYVIAAEAITFFELASTRKACGPGVDEQEYSFMGFMRRVKGFHLSSGELELVVEEAPEPMVFGTGGGFLW